Proteins encoded within one genomic window of Candidatus Eisenbacteria bacterium:
- a CDS encoding transketolase C-terminal domain-containing protein, with the protein MRGAFVRTLVELAEADRRIALLTGDLGYMALEPFMERYPDRFFNAGVAEQNMVGIATGLAEAGYVPFVYSIVTFATLRPYEFIRNGPVWHRLPVRIVGVGGGFEYGPQGLSHHGLEDVGVMRVQPGMTVVAPADHQQMATALRATWDVAGPVYYRIGKDDRTVVPGLDGRFRVGRAEVVREGRDVAIVAMGSVASEAASAARMLEERGVSARVVVVASVRPAPADDLRAALADVPLALTVEAHYAAGGVGSLVAEVIAESGLRCRLVRCAVHEQPDGRSGSQAYLHKLHGLSADAIVESVLGNLRKTR; encoded by the coding sequence ATGCGCGGCGCGTTCGTCCGCACCCTGGTCGAGCTCGCCGAGGCCGATCGCCGCATCGCGCTCCTCACGGGCGACCTCGGCTACATGGCGCTCGAGCCGTTCATGGAGCGCTATCCCGATCGCTTCTTCAATGCGGGCGTCGCCGAGCAGAACATGGTCGGCATCGCGACCGGGCTCGCCGAGGCGGGCTACGTGCCGTTCGTGTACTCGATCGTCACCTTCGCGACGCTGCGGCCCTACGAGTTCATCCGCAACGGGCCCGTCTGGCACCGCCTCCCCGTGCGCATCGTGGGCGTCGGCGGCGGATTCGAGTACGGGCCGCAGGGCCTCTCGCACCACGGGCTCGAGGACGTGGGCGTGATGCGCGTGCAGCCCGGCATGACGGTCGTGGCACCCGCCGATCACCAGCAGATGGCGACGGCGCTGCGCGCCACCTGGGACGTCGCCGGCCCGGTCTACTACCGCATCGGCAAGGACGATCGCACGGTCGTGCCCGGGCTCGACGGACGCTTCCGCGTGGGACGGGCCGAGGTGGTGCGCGAAGGCCGCGACGTCGCGATCGTCGCCATGGGCTCGGTGGCGAGCGAGGCGGCGAGCGCGGCCCGCATGCTCGAGGAGCGTGGCGTCTCCGCGCGGGTCGTGGTGGTCGCGAGCGTCCGGCCGGCGCCGGCCGACGATCTCCGCGCGGCGCTCGCGGACGTCCCGCTCGCGCTCACCGTCGAGGCGCACTACGCCGCGGGCGGCGTGGGCTCGCTCGTGGCCGAGGTGATCGCCGAAAGCGGCCTCCGCTGCCGGCTCGTGCGCTGCGCCGTCCACGAGCAGCCCGACGGCCGGTCGGGCAGTCAGGCGTACC
- a CDS encoding transketolase: MTGTEIRRIVIQQSKRANVGHIGSSLSVADIVAALYDGVLRIPALDHAERDRFVLGKGHAVLAVYAAMSLRGWLTQAQLDSYCADGSLLGVHPDRELPGIDVSTGSLGFGLPVGVGAALAARLQGSDRRVFVLVSDAECNEGSMWEAAMFAAHHRLGRLTVMVDLNGQQALGKTEQVLSLTPMVERWRTFGWDAREVDGHDAAALRRTLSEPVAAQGAPRALVARTTFGKGVSYMEGQLKWHYWPMSDDEYRLAMAELER, translated from the coding sequence ATGACCGGAACCGAGATCCGGCGCATCGTCATCCAGCAGTCGAAGCGTGCGAACGTGGGGCACATCGGATCGTCCCTGTCGGTCGCCGACATCGTCGCTGCGCTGTACGACGGCGTCCTGCGCATTCCCGCGCTCGACCACGCCGAGCGCGATCGCTTCGTGCTGGGGAAGGGGCATGCCGTGCTCGCCGTGTACGCGGCCATGTCCCTGCGCGGGTGGCTCACGCAGGCGCAGCTCGATTCGTACTGCGCCGACGGCAGCCTCCTCGGCGTCCATCCCGACCGGGAGCTTCCCGGCATCGACGTCTCGACCGGCTCGCTCGGCTTCGGCCTGCCGGTCGGCGTGGGCGCCGCGCTCGCCGCGCGCCTGCAGGGCTCGGATCGGCGCGTCTTCGTGCTGGTGAGCGACGCGGAATGCAACGAGGGGTCGATGTGGGAGGCGGCGATGTTCGCCGCCCATCATCGCCTGGGGCGTCTCACCGTCATGGTCGATCTCAACGGCCAGCAGGCGCTCGGCAAGACCGAGCAGGTGCTCTCGCTCACGCCGATGGTCGAGCGCTGGCGCACCTTCGGCTGGGACGCTCGCGAGGTCGACGGCCACGACGCGGCGGCGCTCCGGCGCACCCTGTCGGAGCCGGTCGCGGCGCAGGGGGCCCCGCGAGCCCTCGTCGCGCGCACGACCTTCGGCAAGGGCGTCTCGTACATGGAAGGCCAGCTCAAGTGGCACTACTGGCCCATGTCGGACGACGAGTACCGCCTGGCGATGGCGGAGCTCGAGCGCTGA